One genomic region from Stutzerimonas decontaminans encodes:
- a CDS encoding response regulator has translation MTTPTNRDSPIVVVYAPIGRDGPASAELLSRSGMDAVVCHSVDEVLQRAETDADAVFIAEEGLFGRDLEGLAAWVEQQPAWSDFPFVVLTSKHQQPAVTAWRQRMVAALRNVSLLERPVQSITLTSAVKAALRGRHRQHEVRALLEARERASQELEALVVERTSELEATNLELRTQMAERAHIEETLRQTQKIEAIGQLTGGIAHDFNNLLMVITGGLDMLDRRADPERRKRLMDGMRQAAQRGSALTRQLLAFSRRQSLAPEPVDLARRISQMREMLDRSLRGDVHVRQQFAPDLWPVQVDPGELELVILNLAVNARDAMPAGGSILLQACNAPDEQVLGRRGDFVRLAVTDTGTGIPAEVRTRVFDPFFTTKEIGKGSGLGLAQVYGFARQSGGTVWIESECGQGTSVILLLPRAEDIPAQPDVEHVANDTGDAFLGSVLLVDDDEEVAALVGEMVEHLGYHVTHAGSATDALNTLADGCKVDIVFSDVMMPGGMNGVELAREIRTRALGVPVLLTSGYAEAAQQSATAEGVHVLAKPYRLEELASALREAIEGAAATASRYG, from the coding sequence ATGACGACGCCCACTAACAGAGATAGCCCAATCGTAGTCGTCTATGCCCCCATCGGCCGGGACGGTCCCGCCTCGGCCGAGCTGCTCAGCCGCAGCGGCATGGACGCCGTCGTCTGTCACAGCGTCGATGAAGTGCTGCAACGTGCAGAAACCGATGCGGACGCGGTCTTCATTGCTGAAGAGGGCCTCTTCGGGCGAGATCTCGAAGGGCTTGCCGCCTGGGTCGAGCAACAACCTGCCTGGTCCGACTTCCCCTTTGTCGTACTGACCAGCAAGCATCAGCAGCCTGCCGTCACCGCGTGGCGCCAGCGCATGGTCGCTGCACTGCGTAACGTCTCCCTGCTTGAACGTCCCGTACAGAGCATCACCCTGACCAGCGCGGTAAAGGCCGCATTACGTGGGCGGCACCGCCAGCACGAGGTACGCGCACTACTGGAAGCGCGTGAACGAGCCTCGCAGGAGTTGGAAGCGCTGGTCGTCGAGCGCACCAGTGAACTGGAAGCAACCAACCTCGAACTGCGTACCCAGATGGCCGAGCGCGCGCATATCGAGGAAACCCTGCGCCAGACGCAGAAGATCGAAGCCATTGGCCAGCTTACCGGTGGCATCGCCCACGACTTCAACAACCTGCTGATGGTCATTACCGGCGGGCTCGACATGCTCGACCGCCGCGCCGACCCTGAGCGCCGCAAGCGCCTGATGGATGGCATGCGTCAGGCAGCGCAACGCGGCTCGGCCCTGACCCGTCAGCTGTTGGCGTTCTCCAGACGCCAGTCGCTGGCGCCCGAACCCGTCGACCTGGCCCGACGCATCAGCCAGATGCGCGAAATGCTCGACCGCAGCCTGCGCGGTGATGTGCATGTTCGTCAGCAATTCGCGCCAGATCTGTGGCCGGTGCAGGTCGATCCGGGTGAGCTGGAACTGGTCATCCTCAACCTCGCAGTCAACGCGCGTGACGCCATGCCCGCTGGCGGCTCGATTCTGCTGCAGGCCTGCAACGCACCCGATGAGCAGGTGCTCGGCCGCCGTGGCGACTTCGTCCGCCTGGCCGTGACCGACACCGGTACCGGCATACCGGCTGAGGTTCGCACCCGCGTATTCGACCCCTTCTTCACCACCAAGGAAATCGGCAAGGGCTCGGGTCTCGGTCTCGCCCAGGTCTACGGTTTTGCCCGCCAGTCGGGCGGCACCGTGTGGATCGAAAGCGAATGCGGACAGGGCACCAGCGTGATCCTGCTGCTGCCCCGCGCCGAAGATATCCCGGCACAGCCTGACGTCGAGCATGTCGCGAATGACACCGGTGACGCGTTCCTCGGCAGCGTCCTGCTCGTGGATGATGACGAGGAAGTGGCCGCCCTGGTTGGCGAGATGGTCGAACATCTGGGTTATCACGTCACCCATGCCGGCAGCGCTACCGACGCCCTGAACACGCTGGCCGACGGCTGCAAGGTGGACATCGTCTTCTCCGACGTGATGATGCCCGGGGGCATGAACGGCGTTGAGCTCGCCCGCGAGATTCGCACCCGCGCACTGGGTGTTCCCGTGTTGCTTACCAGCGGCTATGCCGAAGCGGCGCAACAATCGGCCACCGCCGAGGGTGTGCACGTGCTCGCCAAGCCCTATCGCCTTGAGGAACTGGCGTCCGCGCTGCGAGAGGCGATCGAAGGTGCAGCGGCAACGGCCAGTCGATATGGCTAG
- a CDS encoding ATPase domain-containing protein has translation MTDFNNPSFQPNDEAPRISTGSKGLDDILGGGLDPNRMYLYEGSPGSGKTTIALQFLLEGVRQGERVLYVTLSETKAELELVAKRHGWTLEGIDVFELISPETSLDPELELTVLHPAEMELSETTQQVFDRVTETNPTRVIFDSLSEMRLLAQSPLRYRRQVLAFKHFFTSRNCTVILLDDQTSEIGDLQLHSISHGVVMLEQLAIDYGAERRRLRVIKMRGIQFRGGYHDFVIRKGGLQIYPRLIAAEHHSPFTGELASSGNEALDKMLGGGLERGTNALLVGAAGVGKSSLALSYAVAACKRGEQVAFFVFDENTSTLLARGRALGLPMEPWIDQGLLHLQQVDPAELSPGEFTAAVRHSVEMQGTKLVILDSLNGYLHAMPDGKFLILQMHELLSYLGQKGVVSIMILAQHGLVGPMDTPIDISYLSDAVIMQRYFEHSGVVRRALSVVKKRSGQHENTIREYRLSPAGIKVGPPLSHFNGILSGTPEYTGDATYLLTDEHDDAH, from the coding sequence ATGACCGATTTCAATAATCCTTCCTTCCAACCGAACGATGAAGCCCCACGCATTTCCACCGGCAGCAAGGGGCTGGATGACATTCTGGGCGGGGGCCTGGATCCCAACCGCATGTACCTCTATGAGGGCAGCCCCGGTTCCGGGAAGACCACCATCGCCCTGCAGTTTCTGCTCGAAGGTGTGCGCCAAGGCGAGCGCGTGCTCTATGTGACGCTTTCGGAAACCAAGGCCGAACTGGAGCTGGTGGCCAAGCGGCATGGCTGGACGCTCGAAGGCATCGATGTGTTCGAACTGATCTCGCCAGAGACCAGCCTCGATCCCGAGCTGGAACTGACGGTACTGCATCCGGCGGAAATGGAGCTGAGCGAAACCACCCAGCAGGTATTCGACCGCGTCACTGAAACCAATCCAACGCGGGTGATCTTCGACAGCCTTTCGGAAATGCGTCTGCTGGCGCAAAGCCCGCTGCGCTATCGGCGACAGGTGCTGGCGTTCAAGCACTTCTTCACGTCACGCAATTGCACCGTGATTCTGCTGGACGACCAGACCTCCGAAATCGGCGACCTGCAGCTGCATTCCATCTCCCACGGTGTGGTGATGCTCGAGCAACTGGCCATCGACTACGGTGCCGAGCGCAGGCGGCTGCGCGTGATCAAGATGCGCGGCATCCAGTTCCGCGGCGGCTACCACGACTTCGTCATTCGCAAGGGCGGCCTGCAGATCTACCCTCGCCTCATAGCTGCAGAGCATCACTCGCCGTTTACCGGTGAGCTGGCCTCATCTGGTAACGAGGCGCTGGACAAGATGCTTGGCGGCGGACTGGAGCGCGGCACCAACGCGCTGTTGGTCGGCGCAGCCGGTGTCGGCAAATCGTCGTTGGCGTTGAGCTACGCGGTCGCGGCATGCAAGCGCGGCGAGCAGGTCGCCTTCTTCGTTTTCGACGAGAACACCAGCACCCTGCTCGCACGTGGTCGGGCGCTGGGCCTGCCGATGGAGCCATGGATCGATCAGGGCCTGCTGCACCTGCAGCAGGTCGACCCCGCCGAGTTGTCTCCCGGCGAGTTCACCGCCGCGGTGCGCCACAGCGTGGAGATGCAGGGTACCAAGCTGGTGATTCTGGACAGCCTCAATGGTTACTTGCACGCAATGCCCGACGGCAAGTTCCTGATTCTGCAGATGCATGAGTTGCTCAGCTATCTGGGGCAGAAAGGGGTCGTCAGCATCATGATATTGGCCCAGCATGGCCTGGTTGGCCCAATGGATACGCCCATCGACATCAGCTACCTCAGTGATGCGGTTATCATGCAGCGCTACTTCGAGCACTCAGGGGTGGTTCGCCGGGCGTTGTCGGTGGTGAAAAAACGCAGCGGACAGCATGAAAACACCATCAGGGAATATCGACTCAGCCCTGCTGGGATCAAGGTCGGACCGCCGCTAAGCCACTTCAACGGCATTCTATCGGGCACGCCGGAATACACCGGTGATGCGACTTATCTACTGACAGACGAGCATGACGACGCCCACTAA
- a CDS encoding class I SAM-dependent methyltransferase: MQPKDHWEKVYSTKAADEVSWFQEHAELSLKLIRDADVHSAASIIDVGGGASTLVDDLLANGYRNLTVLDLSAAALVTAKTRLGANAASVRWLEANVIEAALPERSFDVWHDRAVFHFLTSEEDRHAYVRQVLHAVKPGGLVIVATFAEDGPEKCSGLPVMRYGASELHAEFGEPFLLLGHEKESHHTPGGIEQKFVYCFCRKRVQ; the protein is encoded by the coding sequence ATGCAGCCGAAAGATCACTGGGAAAAGGTCTACTCCACCAAGGCCGCAGACGAGGTCAGCTGGTTTCAGGAACACGCCGAGCTGTCGCTGAAACTGATCCGCGATGCAGACGTCCACTCGGCAGCGTCGATCATCGATGTGGGTGGTGGTGCCTCGACGCTGGTCGACGACCTTCTGGCCAACGGTTATCGAAACCTGACGGTGCTCGATCTTTCCGCTGCGGCGCTGGTCACGGCCAAGACGAGACTCGGTGCCAATGCCGCGAGTGTCCGTTGGTTGGAGGCGAATGTCATCGAAGCCGCGCTACCCGAGCGCAGCTTCGATGTATGGCACGACAGGGCAGTTTTTCACTTTCTGACCAGCGAAGAAGACAGGCATGCCTATGTGCGTCAGGTGCTGCATGCGGTCAAGCCCGGCGGGCTGGTGATAGTGGCCACCTTCGCCGAGGATGGCCCGGAGAAATGCAGCGGCCTGCCGGTCATGCGCTATGGCGCCAGCGAGCTGCATGCCGAGTTCGGCGAGCCCTTTCTGCTGCTCGGCCATGAAAAGGAATCGCACCACACTCCCGGCGGGATCGAGCAGAAGTTCGTCTACTGCTTCTGCCGCAAACGGGTCCAATAG
- a CDS encoding SDR family NAD(P)-dependent oxidoreductase, protein MPLDSFPEGFRALVIGASGGIGAALVDALRSDPRCASVIALSRSSEPALDLSDPASIEQAAASVAGQGPFHLIINAAGVLHGGDFMPEKRLADLNQAQLLATFQINTFGPSMLLRHFSGLLDRQRGVLAMLSAKVGSIGDNRLGGWYSYRASKAALNMLLKTASIEVRRSQPNAVLLALHPGTVNSRLSHPFRGAEIGRPAADAAQDLLRVIDSLGPEASGGFYAYSGEGLPW, encoded by the coding sequence ATGCCGTTGGACTCATTCCCCGAAGGGTTTCGCGCGCTGGTCATCGGCGCATCCGGTGGCATCGGCGCCGCGCTGGTCGATGCCTTGCGCAGCGATCCGCGCTGCGCGTCGGTCATCGCCTTGAGTCGTTCATCCGAGCCGGCTCTCGACCTGAGCGATCCCGCCAGCATCGAACAGGCCGCGGCCAGCGTGGCGGGGCAGGGGCCGTTTCACCTGATCATCAACGCCGCCGGCGTGCTGCACGGTGGCGACTTCATGCCAGAGAAGCGCCTGGCCGATCTCAACCAGGCGCAGCTGCTCGCCACCTTCCAAATCAACACCTTCGGCCCGTCCATGCTGCTACGTCACTTCAGCGGGCTGCTCGACCGCCAGCGCGGCGTGCTCGCCATGCTCTCGGCCAAGGTCGGCAGCATCGGCGACAACCGCCTCGGCGGCTGGTACAGCTACCGCGCCTCCAAGGCTGCGCTGAACATGCTGCTCAAGACTGCTTCCATCGAAGTCCGCCGCAGCCAGCCGAATGCGGTGCTGCTGGCGCTGCATCCGGGCACGGTTAATTCACGGCTGTCACATCCATTCCGCGGTGCGGAGATCGGCCGGCCCGCAGCCGACGCAGCGCAGGATTTGTTGCGGGTGATCGACAGCCTGGGGCCGGAGGCGAGCGGTGGGTTCTATGCGTATAGCGGGGAGGGGTTGCCGTGGTAG
- a CDS encoding ABC1 kinase family protein, with protein sequence MSRFSRPSASALGRFLQLGGTGARIAGNLLVQRITPGKARIDWVPVGELLGDALGQMKGPVLKLGQQASQWQDLLPDPISAALARLQNQVPSLPFDALQANLQRVYDGSLYELFESIEPEPSAAASLGQVHRARDRQGRALIIKIQYPGIRAICDADLRQLRRLMPLGRLFGTPPARLDAVYIELQRAIAEELDYDAERANLEAFREHFESWPGIRIPYAAGELCRPGVLVMEDLPGRSMAEVDQAPAEVRQRLAENLCAWLAEQAFGLQRLHTDPHPGNLAWTKSGELVVYDFGSVLRLEPRLLAGYVQIFEALRSTSSEALESGFQMLGGRQPGSAPPHGLYRRIHLMLHPLLQAGAQWDFREAALHQRLSELFPLMMSALGSLQPASGTLLINRTLEGHYWNLYRLGACLPIADLLAEHIERWRGEAGVRRP encoded by the coding sequence ATGTCTCGATTCTCTCGTCCATCGGCTTCGGCGCTAGGCCGCTTTCTGCAACTGGGCGGCACCGGCGCGCGCATTGCCGGCAACCTGCTGGTGCAGCGCATCACCCCGGGCAAGGCGCGTATCGACTGGGTGCCGGTCGGCGAGCTGCTCGGCGATGCGCTTGGGCAGATGAAGGGTCCGGTGCTGAAGCTCGGTCAGCAGGCCTCGCAATGGCAGGATCTGCTGCCTGATCCGATCAGCGCCGCGCTGGCGCGCTTGCAGAATCAGGTGCCCTCGCTGCCGTTCGACGCACTGCAAGCCAATCTGCAGCGCGTCTACGACGGCAGCCTGTACGAACTGTTCGAGTCCATCGAGCCTGAGCCATCGGCGGCTGCCTCACTGGGTCAGGTCCACCGCGCCCGGGATCGTCAGGGCAGGGCGCTGATCATCAAGATCCAGTATCCCGGCATCCGCGCCATCTGCGATGCCGATCTGCGCCAGCTGCGTCGCCTAATGCCGCTCGGGCGCCTGTTCGGTACGCCGCCCGCGCGCCTCGATGCGGTCTATATCGAGCTGCAACGGGCGATCGCCGAGGAGCTCGACTACGACGCAGAGCGCGCCAATCTCGAAGCCTTTCGTGAACACTTCGAAAGCTGGCCGGGCATCCGCATACCCTATGCCGCGGGCGAACTTTGCCGGCCCGGTGTGCTGGTGATGGAAGATCTGCCCGGCCGCTCCATGGCCGAGGTCGATCAGGCCCCGGCGGAAGTGCGTCAGCGCCTGGCAGAAAACCTGTGCGCATGGCTGGCCGAGCAGGCATTCGGTCTGCAACGGCTGCATACTGATCCGCATCCCGGCAACCTGGCCTGGACCAAGTCTGGCGAGCTGGTGGTCTACGATTTCGGCAGCGTGCTGCGTCTGGAGCCACGCTTGCTGGCCGGCTACGTGCAGATATTCGAAGCGCTGCGCAGCACCTCCAGCGAGGCGTTGGAGTCCGGCTTCCAGATGCTCGGCGGTCGCCAGCCGGGCAGTGCGCCGCCCCATGGGCTGTACCGGCGCATCCACCTGATGCTGCACCCGCTGCTGCAAGCCGGCGCGCAATGGGACTTCCGCGAGGCGGCGCTGCATCAACGGCTGTCCGAGTTGTTCCCCTTGATGATGTCCGCACTCGGCAGTCTGCAACCGGCTTCGGGCACCCTGCTGATCAATCGCACGCTGGAGGGCCATTACTGGAACCTCTACCGGCTCGGCGCCTGCCTGCCCATCGCCGATCTACTTGCCGAGCATATCGAGCGCTGGCGCGGCGAAGCCGGTGTTCGTCGACCTTAA